In Pantoea phytobeneficialis, one genomic interval encodes:
- a CDS encoding urea ABC transporter substrate-binding protein, which yields MAISRRSFLQGSALSALGLAAGVAPKMSFAADNKDAIKVATILDLSGGLDIYGKPMSNAINLAADDINAAGGLLGRPLQMINYDAQSNMQLYAQYAQQAALKDKVAVVQGGITSASREVIRPVLDRFRSLYFYPAQYEGGVCDRNYFSSGSTPAQTVEKLVPYAMKKWGKKIYVVAADYNYGQIVSAWVKKSVHDNGGEVVTVEFFPLDVTDFGAAISKIQSAKPDIVWSALVGGAHISFYRQWHAAGMSGKIPIASTVFGGGNEHIILSPEESNGILVAANYMQEIPTPENQAFVQKFHAKYGTSTPYISDLAMGAYQGMLIWAEGVRKAGSVDRMKVIEALESGITVASPSGKVTVDPATHHCTLDVHIAEVENHQMKILETFTDQAPSDTAMVCDLKKNPRDTKQYQIEL from the coding sequence ATGGCTATTAGTCGTCGTTCATTTCTTCAGGGATCTGCATTATCGGCATTAGGTCTGGCTGCGGGCGTTGCGCCGAAAATGAGTTTTGCGGCAGACAATAAAGACGCGATTAAAGTGGCGACCATTCTTGACCTGTCGGGTGGCCTGGATATTTACGGTAAACCGATGTCGAACGCCATCAATCTGGCGGCGGATGATATCAATGCCGCAGGCGGCTTGCTGGGCCGCCCGCTTCAGATGATCAACTACGATGCGCAATCCAATATGCAGCTTTACGCGCAGTATGCGCAGCAGGCGGCGTTGAAAGATAAGGTTGCGGTGGTGCAGGGCGGCATTACCTCCGCCTCGCGTGAGGTTATCCGTCCGGTGCTGGACCGTTTCCGTTCACTCTACTTTTATCCGGCACAGTACGAAGGCGGCGTGTGTGACCGCAACTACTTCTCCTCTGGCTCCACGCCGGCGCAGACCGTGGAAAAGCTGGTGCCTTACGCCATGAAAAAGTGGGGCAAGAAAATCTACGTCGTGGCGGCGGATTACAACTACGGTCAAATCGTCTCCGCGTGGGTGAAAAAGTCGGTACATGACAACGGCGGTGAAGTGGTAACGGTGGAGTTCTTCCCACTTGATGTGACCGATTTTGGTGCCGCTATCTCGAAAATCCAGAGCGCAAAACCCGATATCGTCTGGTCGGCGCTGGTGGGCGGCGCGCATATCTCCTTCTATCGCCAGTGGCACGCGGCGGGCATGAGCGGCAAGATTCCGATTGCCTCGACGGTGTTTGGTGGTGGTAACGAACATATCATCCTCTCGCCGGAGGAAAGCAACGGCATTCTGGTGGCCGCAAACTATATGCAGGAAATCCCGACGCCAGAAAACCAGGCCTTTGTGCAGAAATTCCACGCCAAATATGGCACCAGCACGCCGTATATCAGCGATCTGGCGATGGGTGCCTATCAGGGCATGTTGATTTGGGCGGAAGGGGTGCGCAAAGCCGGTTCGGTGGACCGCATGAAGGTGATTGAAGCGCTGGAATCCGGCATCACCGTGGCGTCGCCGAGCGGCAAAGTCACGGTCGATCCTGCCACCCATCACTGCACGCTGGATGTGCATATCGCCGAAGTGGAAAACCATCAGATGAAGATTCTGGAAACCTTCACCGATCAGGCACCGAGTGATACCGCGATGGTGTGCGATCTGAAGAAAAATCCACGCGACACCAAACAGTATCAAATCGAGCTGTAA
- a CDS encoding amidase, with amino-acid sequence MNNLHYKSLLEIGRLIQSRDITSVEVTNALLARIDTLDKQLHSYFYVMRDSALQQAAQADQEIASGILRGPLHGVPIALKDLIWTKDAPTTHGMIIHKDHYPAEDSTVVERFRAAGAVILGKLAQTESAFADHHPEITRPTNPWGSALWTGVSSSGSGVATAAGLCFGAIGTDTGGSIRFPSNANGLTGIKPTWSRVTRHGACELAASLDHIGPMARSAADAAAMLQAIAGRDEKDPTSSSEPVPDYLALMTRGVSHLRIGLDKSWALDKVDDETRAALQATIATLSELGATFVDITMPETEKAAEEWSALCAVETALAHEATYPAQKDQYGPGLAGLLDLGHRVTALEYQRLLLSRAALRGDISALFSKVDLLLAPATAFAGLTWDTMTRFGTDQALFNGVLRYTSAFDASGHPTITLPCGMTAAGAPIGFQLVAAHFAEATMIQGAWAYQHVTDWHKQHPTL; translated from the coding sequence ATGAACAACCTGCATTACAAAAGTTTGCTGGAAATTGGCCGCCTGATTCAGTCGCGTGACATCACCTCGGTAGAGGTCACCAACGCCCTGCTGGCGCGAATTGATACGCTGGATAAGCAACTGCATAGCTATTTTTATGTGATGCGCGACAGCGCGCTGCAACAGGCGGCCCAAGCCGACCAGGAGATCGCCAGTGGGATCCTTCGTGGCCCGCTGCATGGGGTGCCGATTGCGCTGAAAGACCTGATCTGGACCAAAGACGCCCCCACCACTCACGGCATGATCATTCATAAGGATCACTATCCGGCGGAGGATTCGACGGTGGTGGAGCGCTTCCGCGCGGCAGGGGCGGTCATTCTCGGCAAACTGGCGCAAACCGAAAGCGCCTTCGCCGATCACCACCCAGAGATTACCCGCCCGACCAACCCGTGGGGTAGCGCGCTGTGGACCGGCGTCTCCTCCAGCGGCTCCGGCGTCGCCACGGCGGCGGGCCTGTGTTTCGGGGCCATCGGTACCGATACCGGCGGCTCGATCCGTTTTCCGTCTAACGCTAATGGTTTGACGGGCATCAAACCCACCTGGAGCCGCGTCACCCGTCACGGTGCCTGTGAACTGGCAGCTTCGCTCGATCATATTGGCCCGATGGCGCGTTCCGCCGCCGATGCTGCCGCCATGTTGCAGGCCATTGCCGGGCGCGACGAGAAAGATCCCACCTCCAGCAGCGAGCCAGTGCCGGACTATCTGGCACTGATGACGCGCGGCGTCAGCCACCTGCGCATCGGCCTCGATAAAAGCTGGGCGTTGGACAAAGTGGATGATGAGACTCGCGCCGCATTGCAAGCGACGATTGCGACCCTGAGCGAGTTGGGTGCCACCTTTGTGGATATCACCATGCCGGAGACCGAAAAAGCCGCCGAGGAGTGGAGCGCGTTGTGTGCCGTCGAAACCGCACTGGCGCACGAAGCAACCTACCCGGCTCAAAAAGATCAATACGGTCCGGGGCTGGCGGGTTTACTCGATCTCGGCCATCGCGTCACGGCGCTGGAGTATCAACGCCTGCTGCTCAGTCGGGCGGCGCTGCGTGGTGACATCTCCGCCCTGTTCAGCAAAGTCGATTTGCTGCTGGCCCCGGCCACCGCTTTTGCCGGTTTAACCTGGGACACCATGACCCGTTTTGGTACTGATCAGGCACTGTTTAACGGCGTGCTGCGCTATACCAGTGCATTCGATGCCAGCGGCCATCCCACTATCACTCTGCCCTGTGGCATGACCGCTGCTGGTGCGCCGATTGGCTTCCAACTGGTGGCGGCGCACTTTGCCGAAGCCACCATGATTCAGGGTGCCTGGGCCTACCAGCACGTTACCGACTGGCATAAACAACACCCGACGCTGTAA
- a CDS encoding AraC family transcriptional regulator, whose protein sequence is MVLVPLFASEWFARNGIECSRVTASDSAFPRHLHDEYVVCANLSGREAIWLDGKSYEAQAGQVTVYNPTSVQASQFSVEPVSFISVHLPQSVLAGTPALREGAFHHSPLFAAICDYADATRQHDEGLQEQQLMWLCGELLDDSASRHQGDAQLMVQVKEYLRANLSSKPQLATLAQQVGLSKYHLVRRFTQLTGMPPLQYHMQLRLHHARELLRRGVHAQDAALQLGFYDQSHFINAFRKVMGTTPHHYAHQLRINSR, encoded by the coding sequence ATGGTTCTTGTGCCGTTATTTGCTTCTGAATGGTTTGCCCGCAACGGGATAGAGTGTTCGCGTGTCACTGCCAGCGACAGCGCTTTTCCACGCCATTTGCACGATGAATATGTGGTTTGCGCCAATCTGAGTGGCCGTGAGGCGATCTGGCTGGATGGTAAGTCATACGAGGCGCAGGCCGGGCAAGTGACGGTGTACAATCCGACCTCTGTTCAGGCGTCACAGTTCAGCGTGGAACCGGTCAGTTTTATCAGCGTGCATCTGCCTCAGTCGGTCCTGGCCGGGACACCCGCCCTACGCGAAGGAGCGTTCCATCACTCGCCGCTGTTCGCGGCCATCTGCGATTATGCTGACGCAACGCGTCAGCACGATGAAGGGTTGCAGGAACAACAACTGATGTGGTTGTGTGGCGAATTGTTGGATGATTCCGCCAGTCGCCATCAGGGGGATGCTCAGCTGATGGTACAGGTAAAAGAGTATCTGCGTGCCAACCTGAGCAGCAAACCGCAACTGGCAACGCTGGCACAGCAGGTGGGGCTGAGCAAATACCATCTGGTCCGGCGTTTCACCCAACTGACCGGCATGCCGCCGCTGCAATATCATATGCAGCTGCGGTTGCATCATGCGCGCGAGCTATTGCGGCGGGGTGTGCATGCACAGGATGCCGCGCTGCAACTCGGCTTTTATGACCAAAGCCATTTTATCAATGCTTTCCGCAAAGTGATGGGCACCACGCCGCATCATTATGCGCATCAGCTAAGAATAAATTCGCGATAG
- a CDS encoding ABC transporter ATP-binding protein → MLEIKEMVSGYNKIPVLHLSELFVGAKSFTGVLGRNGMGKTTLLRTIMGELPAWQGRIALNGIDITAYQAHQRAAAGIGFVPQGRQIFPLLTVEENLRMGCVKHFSRAGQIIEQMLEIFPRLKRLLAQPGGSLSGGEQQLLALARCLCGQPQLVLLDEPTEGIQPNICEEIIETLQRLRHEMDISIILVEQDIEFLYALSDQIHVIEKGEIIQHIDPLTTSSASIAEQFLGFHA, encoded by the coding sequence ATGCTTGAAATCAAAGAGATGGTTTCTGGGTATAACAAAATTCCAGTGTTACATCTGTCCGAACTCTTTGTCGGGGCAAAATCCTTTACCGGCGTGCTGGGACGTAACGGCATGGGTAAAACCACACTGCTGCGTACCATTATGGGTGAACTGCCCGCCTGGCAGGGCCGCATTGCGCTTAACGGCATCGATATCACCGCGTATCAGGCACATCAGCGGGCAGCGGCAGGCATCGGTTTTGTGCCACAGGGGCGGCAAATCTTCCCGTTGCTGACGGTAGAGGAAAATCTGCGCATGGGCTGCGTGAAGCACTTTTCCCGGGCCGGGCAGATTATCGAACAGATGCTGGAGATCTTCCCGCGTCTGAAACGCCTGCTGGCGCAGCCGGGGGGATCTTTGTCCGGTGGTGAACAGCAATTGCTGGCGCTGGCCCGCTGTTTATGTGGTCAGCCGCAACTGGTGCTGCTGGATGAACCCACTGAGGGGATCCAGCCGAATATCTGTGAGGAGATTATTGAGACGTTGCAACGACTCAGGCATGAGATGGATATCTCCATCATCCTGGTGGAACAGGATATTGAGTTTCTCTATGCGCTGTCGGACCAGATCCATGTGATTGAAAAGGGGGAAATTATTCAACATATCGATCCGCTAACCACCTCCAGTGCCAGCATTGCCGAACAGTTTTTGGGTTTTCATGCCTGA
- a CDS encoding ANTAR domain-containing response regulator → MTEQSLLARLSGVRLHLFHPDAQSVRAFCASLTQLGCQAQHSWPLPTQAPTDVHLVIVAVEPHYQQTLLPLLRAWRQANIPVIALADCQNARLFPLLIELQPTAIAERTLNPFALIVQVIGTLQATRQHARQRVKVKSERLAQAKGMLMREYGLDESGAYRFMRSEAMNTRSSMEYTAERVINSLQK, encoded by the coding sequence ATGACTGAGCAATCCTTACTGGCCAGACTGTCGGGCGTCCGGCTGCATCTCTTCCATCCCGATGCGCAGAGCGTGCGCGCCTTCTGTGCGTCGTTGACGCAGCTCGGCTGTCAGGCGCAGCACAGCTGGCCATTACCGACACAGGCTCCCACTGACGTCCATCTGGTCATTGTGGCGGTTGAACCTCACTATCAGCAGACCCTGCTACCGTTATTACGCGCCTGGCGTCAGGCCAATATTCCGGTGATCGCGCTGGCCGATTGTCAAAATGCGCGCCTGTTTCCCCTGTTAATTGAACTGCAACCGACTGCCATCGCCGAACGCACCTTGAATCCCTTTGCATTGATTGTGCAGGTCATCGGCACCCTCCAGGCGACACGCCAGCACGCCCGGCAGCGGGTTAAAGTTAAAAGCGAGCGTCTGGCGCAGGCCAAGGGCATGCTGATGCGCGAATATGGACTGGATGAATCCGGGGCGTACCGCTTTATGCGCAGTGAAGCGATGAACACCCGCAGCAGCATGGAATATACCGCTGAACGGGTGATCAACAGCCTGCAAAAATAA
- a CDS encoding LysR family transcriptional regulator, whose protein sequence is MNTFDMEQLRSFVAAVDAGSLTAAAPQRCLSQSALSEQLRKLEQRANQTLLVRSKSGVTPTAAGEKLLHHARHLLALADLAWRDLQGVTLSGEIRLGITDYCRPDAIVALLARYARDYPQLRLRTTMGKSAEIDAAWQRGELDLAVVMRVPGFSRAGDARQEKRLFREPLLWVGAAGLSLAQPLPLVLLPEGCMLHRAACQALSREHQAWFIRHISSGVRGLQDAVAAGLGVACLNRSAMPREGVVVLQQPVLPSLPEAEFVLLSRPAEHREQGQICVAFGEILQQTLAY, encoded by the coding sequence ATGAACACCTTCGATATGGAACAGTTGCGCAGCTTTGTGGCTGCGGTAGACGCCGGTAGTCTGACAGCCGCTGCACCGCAGCGTTGTCTGTCACAATCAGCACTGAGCGAGCAGTTGCGTAAACTGGAGCAACGGGCCAATCAAACTTTGCTGGTGCGCAGTAAAAGCGGCGTGACGCCAACCGCAGCCGGAGAGAAACTGTTGCATCATGCCCGCCATCTGCTGGCGCTGGCAGATTTGGCGTGGCGCGATTTGCAGGGAGTAACACTCAGCGGGGAGATTCGTCTGGGGATCACCGATTATTGCCGACCAGATGCTATCGTCGCGCTACTGGCACGTTATGCGCGTGACTATCCTCAACTTCGCTTGCGCACTACGATGGGCAAAAGTGCCGAAATCGATGCTGCATGGCAGCGTGGCGAGCTCGATCTGGCGGTGGTGATGCGGGTGCCTGGCTTTAGCCGGGCAGGGGACGCCAGACAGGAAAAGCGACTTTTTCGTGAACCGCTGCTATGGGTGGGGGCCGCCGGATTGTCGTTGGCGCAACCGCTGCCGCTGGTGTTGCTGCCGGAAGGGTGCATGCTGCACCGTGCAGCCTGTCAGGCGTTAAGTCGCGAGCATCAGGCCTGGTTTATCCGTCACATCTCCTCGGGCGTGCGTGGATTACAGGATGCGGTGGCGGCGGGGCTGGGTGTCGCGTGTCTGAATCGTTCGGCAATGCCGCGCGAAGGCGTAGTGGTGCTGCAACAACCTGTGTTACCGAGCCTGCCTGAAGCGGAATTTGTGCTGCTGAGTCGACCCGCAGAACACCGTGAGCAGGGGCAAATCTGCGTTGCCTTTGGTGAGATTTTGCAACAAACGCTGGCTTACTGA
- a CDS encoding tautomerase family protein → MPHIVLQLSGEHNAPLMHQAVQVIQDLTATVLGKDRPVMATSVQFIADDQWFIGGETLKTLARSAFHLDISITDETNTKAEKARFVRELYQALAVLRPDLHEVSYIHLIDARAAAYGYGGRTQEWRHQQAGVA, encoded by the coding sequence ATGCCGCATATCGTTTTACAGTTATCAGGCGAGCACAACGCCCCGCTGATGCATCAAGCCGTCCAGGTCATTCAGGATCTGACCGCAACCGTTCTGGGAAAAGATCGCCCGGTAATGGCCACCTCCGTACAGTTCATTGCAGATGACCAGTGGTTTATCGGTGGTGAAACGCTGAAAACCCTGGCACGCAGCGCTTTTCATCTGGATATCAGCATCACCGATGAAACTAACACCAAGGCAGAGAAAGCGCGTTTTGTACGTGAGCTGTATCAGGCACTGGCGGTGCTACGTCCGGATCTGCATGAGGTCAGCTATATCCACCTGATCGACGCCCGCGCGGCCGCCTATGGCTACGGTGGACGGACTCAGGAGTGGCGACACCAGCAGGCCGGGGTGGCTTAA
- a CDS encoding branched-chain amino acid ABC transporter permease, translating to MKLFSERVQIIVVALVVMLGALWLSGTLELYTLLSVTVFLVMGLLSLSLAFIWGYGGILCFGQAAFFGLGAYTYAICAINWGDSTWAVVLAVLLPTLFSLLLGYVIFYGGVSDVYLGAITLAVSLVLFNWVNSTAGSEYHIGQALLGGFNGIPSVPTLNMPFQPDAILSPEAIFMVTAGCLALCYVLLKFTLLSRFGKTVVAIRENEQRAGLLGYNVPAHKLATFAIGAAIAGLAGCLYVNWGAFVSPGVFSISQSAQIIIWVIVGGRGTLIGPVISCILLQWMVTRLGAQQTVDVNLVLGVILAVFVLLIPGGILPTLQRLWRRKRQPTVQAATPQVSEVKQ from the coding sequence ATGAAACTGTTTTCCGAACGCGTACAAATCATTGTGGTGGCGCTGGTGGTGATGCTGGGGGCGTTGTGGCTCTCCGGCACGCTGGAGTTGTATACGCTGCTGTCGGTCACGGTGTTTCTGGTGATGGGGTTGCTGTCGCTGAGTCTGGCGTTTATCTGGGGTTACGGCGGCATTTTGTGTTTTGGCCAGGCGGCGTTTTTCGGCCTCGGAGCCTATACCTACGCCATCTGCGCCATCAACTGGGGTGATTCCACCTGGGCGGTGGTGTTGGCGGTGCTGCTGCCGACCTTGTTCTCGCTGCTGCTCGGTTATGTGATCTTTTACGGCGGTGTCAGCGATGTCTATCTCGGTGCCATCACCCTGGCGGTGAGCCTGGTGCTGTTTAACTGGGTCAACTCGACGGCGGGCAGTGAATACCATATCGGCCAGGCGCTGTTGGGCGGCTTCAACGGTATTCCGTCGGTGCCAACGCTGAATATGCCGTTCCAGCCCGATGCGATCTTATCGCCAGAGGCGATCTTTATGGTGACGGCAGGGTGTCTGGCGCTGTGCTACGTGCTGCTGAAATTCACCTTACTCAGCCGTTTTGGCAAAACCGTGGTCGCGATTCGTGAAAATGAACAGCGTGCCGGTTTGCTGGGCTATAACGTCCCGGCGCATAAGCTGGCGACCTTCGCCATCGGCGCGGCGATTGCCGGACTTGCGGGTTGTTTGTACGTCAACTGGGGCGCGTTTGTCAGCCCTGGCGTGTTCAGCATCAGCCAGTCGGCGCAGATCATTATCTGGGTGATCGTTGGCGGGCGCGGCACGCTGATTGGCCCGGTGATCAGCTGCATTTTGTTGCAATGGATGGTCACCCGCCTCGGCGCGCAGCAGACGGTGGACGTCAATCTGGTGTTGGGGGTGATTCTGGCGGTCTTCGTGTTGTTAATCCCCGGCGGTATCCTGCCAACGCTGCAACGTTTGTGGCGGCGTAAACGTCAGCCGACGGTGCAGGCAGCCACGCCACAGGTGAGCGAGGTGAAACAATGA
- a CDS encoding ATP-binding cassette domain-containing protein produces the protein MSAAVLLQTKKMGVSFGGVHAVKEVDFTLHEGELRCLIGPNGAGKSTFFKMLSGQVTPSRGECRYRDRVISGLRPWEIARLGIGIKTQVPSVFEGLSVRENLWQAAANKMAKSAVPAAIAQVLQDIGLLHLADATLSELAHGQRQWVELGMILISRPQLVLLDEPAAGMTHHEVRKTAELIKAINQQSTVVVVEHDMEFISMIAQQVTVFNQGAVLAEGSFRDVTSNPLVKEAYLGNVEIKHA, from the coding sequence ATGAGCGCGGCAGTCCTGTTACAAACCAAAAAAATGGGGGTCAGCTTTGGCGGCGTTCATGCGGTGAAAGAGGTCGATTTCACCCTGCACGAGGGCGAGTTGCGCTGCCTGATCGGCCCGAACGGTGCGGGAAAAAGTACCTTCTTTAAGATGTTGAGTGGTCAGGTGACGCCCAGTCGTGGCGAATGCCGCTATCGTGACCGGGTGATTTCCGGGTTGCGGCCGTGGGAGATTGCCCGTCTTGGTATCGGTATCAAGACTCAGGTTCCCAGCGTGTTTGAAGGCTTAAGCGTGCGCGAAAATCTGTGGCAGGCGGCAGCGAATAAAATGGCGAAATCCGCCGTGCCCGCTGCCATTGCACAGGTGTTGCAGGATATTGGCCTGCTGCATCTTGCTGACGCCACTTTGTCCGAGCTGGCGCACGGTCAGCGGCAGTGGGTGGAGCTGGGCATGATCCTGATTTCGCGCCCACAACTGGTGCTGCTGGATGAGCCTGCCGCCGGGATGACACATCACGAAGTCCGCAAAACCGCTGAACTGATCAAAGCTATCAACCAGCAAAGCACCGTGGTGGTGGTGGAACACGATATGGAGTTCATCAGCATGATTGCGCAGCAGGTGACGGTGTTTAATCAGGGGGCGGTACTGGCGGAGGGCAGCTTTCGCGACGTGACCAGCAACCCACTGGTCAAAGAGGCCTATCTCGGCAACGTGGAGATTAAACATGCTTGA
- a CDS encoding LysE family translocator produces MLQFSNGFLLSLSLCLDIGLANIAMITLAMQRGYFHGFWLGIGTCIGDLIYALLALAGMAVVLQFAAVRWVLWIGGGALLIWFAVKMLLAAYRSVTAINMSEQQPQRSLLREFSRGVMLAMSSPTAILWFASVGGALISRMGHGNAGSTSWFLSGFFIAGVFWTCVLCLVGSMGGKLLGQRLLKYSYLASALIFCYFAVYVIGSGYREFILS; encoded by the coding sequence ATGTTGCAGTTTTCAAATGGTTTTCTGTTGAGTTTATCGTTGTGCCTCGACATCGGGCTGGCGAATATCGCCATGATCACCCTGGCGATGCAGCGCGGTTATTTCCACGGTTTCTGGCTGGGAATTGGCACCTGCATTGGTGATTTAATCTACGCGCTGCTGGCGTTGGCAGGGATGGCGGTGGTGCTGCAATTTGCCGCCGTGCGCTGGGTGTTATGGATTGGCGGCGGCGCGTTGTTGATCTGGTTTGCGGTGAAAATGCTGCTGGCCGCGTATCGTTCCGTCACCGCCATCAATATGTCAGAACAGCAGCCGCAACGTTCGCTGCTGCGTGAGTTCAGCCGTGGAGTCATGCTGGCGATGTCATCGCCCACCGCCATTTTGTGGTTTGCCAGCGTCGGCGGCGCGCTGATTTCACGCATGGGACATGGTAATGCCGGATCGACATCATGGTTCCTGAGCGGCTTCTTTATCGCCGGGGTGTTCTGGACATGCGTATTGTGTCTGGTAGGCAGCATGGGCGGGAAACTGCTGGGGCAGCGCCTGCTGAAATATTCTTATCTCGCCTCAGCGCTGATCTTTTGTTACTTCGCAGTTTACGTAATCGGTTCGGGCTATCGCGAATTTATTCTTAGCTGA
- a CDS encoding branched-chain amino acid ABC transporter permease, translated as MDLLIIYGIEVLNAIAVLIIMSLGLAVVFGMMKIVNMAHGEFMMLGGYSAILATNHLGVPIWIAMLVIAPLVVGVFGIVIERVIIRHLYGRMIDTMLATWGLSLALIGAATMVFGNTTLGISSPLPSVTVGSYSTSGYSLFTILFALCLVGALWLLLRYTTLGLCARATMQNARMAAALGTNPGKIYSLTFGLGAALSGLGGALLAPITGVIPTIGISFIAKAFITVIGGGSAIIAGTLSSSTLFGTISQLATYAWTPVFGAVALLLSAIVLLRLLPQGITGRFFRRSL; from the coding sequence ATGGATCTGTTGATTATCTATGGCATTGAGGTGCTCAATGCCATCGCGGTGCTGATTATCATGAGCCTCGGCCTGGCGGTGGTGTTTGGCATGATGAAGATCGTCAATATGGCGCATGGCGAATTTATGATGCTCGGCGGCTACAGCGCGATTCTCGCCACCAACCATCTCGGTGTCCCCATCTGGATCGCCATGCTGGTGATTGCTCCGCTGGTGGTGGGGGTGTTTGGCATCGTGATTGAACGCGTGATTATCCGCCATCTCTATGGCCGGATGATTGACACCATGCTGGCGACCTGGGGACTGAGTCTGGCGCTGATCGGGGCGGCAACTATGGTGTTTGGCAACACCACGCTGGGTATCAGTTCGCCGCTGCCGAGCGTCACGGTTGGCAGCTACAGTACCAGCGGCTATTCGCTGTTTACCATCCTGTTTGCGCTGTGTCTGGTGGGGGCGTTGTGGTTGCTGTTGCGCTACACCACCCTCGGGTTGTGCGCGCGTGCCACCATGCAGAATGCGCGCATGGCGGCGGCACTCGGCACCAATCCTGGCAAAATCTATAGCCTGACGTTCGGACTGGGGGCGGCGCTTTCGGGCCTCGGCGGGGCATTGCTGGCCCCCATTACCGGGGTCATCCCGACCATTGGCATCAGTTTTATCGCCAAGGCATTTATTACGGTGATTGGCGGCGGTAGTGCGATCATCGCCGGAACCCTCTCTTCTTCCACCCTGTTTGGCACCATCTCGCAACTGGCGACCTACGCCTGGACGCCGGTATTTGGCGCGGTGGCGTTGCTGTTAAGCGCCATTGTGTTGTTGCGACTGTTGCCGCAGGGCATCACCGGACGCTTTTTCAGGAGGTCGCTGTGA
- a CDS encoding helix-turn-helix domain-containing protein has protein sequence MKENFTTDNLENRHRFDAWRDAVCSRLIKAEARQTHAGEFSGSFGYSMLGHVDIANHISRTALVWQRTAECIRRHPNHDFYLGYICAGSGTLSQNDNHSRVHAGDVVIYDAATPFDFAMENVAINIVHLPRQMIEKEAPAIARLAGKTLDLSRPGMTSLKHMLTEAFTFNAERENAFLTEQFANTLLNMISVSLNLQKSDAALKPDLFSRVVSYLRQNLHQHELSVAQIANAHHVSPRTVSRVFAAHGTTPMNFVWQERLLASHKVLAEGKARNITQVAMDHGFSDMSHFSLAFRKAFGYTPSSLIRQPQN, from the coding sequence ATGAAAGAAAATTTCACCACCGATAACCTGGAAAATCGTCATCGCTTTGATGCCTGGCGTGACGCGGTCTGCTCGCGTTTGATCAAAGCCGAGGCACGCCAAACCCACGCCGGAGAGTTCTCTGGCAGTTTCGGCTATTCGATGCTGGGGCATGTGGATATCGCCAATCATATCTCGCGTACCGCGCTGGTGTGGCAACGCACGGCTGAGTGCATTCGCCGCCATCCCAATCATGATTTCTATCTGGGCTATATTTGCGCCGGTTCCGGCACCTTAAGCCAGAATGACAACCATTCCCGCGTCCATGCCGGTGATGTGGTGATTTATGATGCCGCCACCCCATTTGATTTTGCCATGGAGAATGTCGCCATCAATATCGTCCATCTGCCGCGTCAGATGATTGAGAAAGAGGCACCGGCTATCGCCCGGCTGGCAGGAAAAACGCTGGACCTTAGCCGTCCGGGTATGACTTCGCTGAAACACATGCTGACCGAGGCGTTTACCTTTAATGCCGAACGCGAAAATGCGTTTCTGACGGAGCAGTTTGCCAACACGCTGCTGAATATGATTTCGGTCAGCCTGAATTTGCAGAAAAGCGATGCCGCGCTGAAGCCAGACCTGTTTTCGCGCGTGGTGAGTTATCTGCGGCAAAACCTGCATCAGCATGAATTGTCAGTGGCGCAAATTGCCAACGCACATCATGTCTCCCCGCGTACCGTCAGCCGGGTGTTTGCCGCTCATGGCACCACGCCGATGAATTTTGTCTGGCAGGAGCGCCTGCTGGCGAGCCACAAAGTGCTGGCCGAAGGTAAAGCGCGCAATATCACCCAGGTAGCGATGGATCACGGGTTTAGCGATATGTCGCATTTCAGCCTCGCGTTCCGCAAGGCCTTTGGTTACACCCCCAGCAGCCTGATCCGCCAGCCGCAAAACTGA